From Debaryomyces hansenii CBS767 chromosome C complete sequence, a single genomic window includes:
- a CDS encoding DEHA2C12914p (similar to CA1255|IPF9030 Candida albicans) — MIKIEYNYPIESLHVMTLKHPAILIRDPLQYNYEEFFSIVLEDLRKGNPSLSTIDIIISQYIHNSNDLNSCLSKIYNGLRSKVSELGWDYSFEIDVIFNQKSYRCLCEQLSRVFYVCDEESAIPKELTGVETKSINTKLEKKNQPTTGSKCRKYQEYPVTAVGGTFDHLHDGHKILLSLAVFLTSRTVIIGITGPKLLVNKKYSETLESYERRQLRVIGYLQKVLNDGIKFEIFQINDVCGPTGYIKDINSLAVSEESSKGGGFVNKTRREKGYSELDVIVINVIGDQNSNEQNNWSGKLSSTDIRKQEYEKHYK, encoded by the coding sequence atgataaagatCGAATACAATTATCCCATTGAATCATTACACGTAATGACACTTAAACATCCGGCCATATTAATAAGAGATCCTCTACAATACaattatgaagaatttttcagtattgTTCTTGAAGATTTACGTAAAGGAAATCCATCGCTTTCAACAATTGATATCATAATAAGTCAGTATATCcataattcaaatgatttaaattcCTGTctatcaaaaatatataatggGTTACGAAGCAAAGTATCTGAACTAGGATGGGACTATTCTTTTGAGATAGATGTTATATTCAATCAAAAAAGCTATCGTTGTCTATGTGAACAATTGAGTAGGGTTTTTTATGTATGCGATGAAGAATCAGCTATTCCGAAAGAATTAACCGGGGTAGAGACTAAGAGTATTAACACGAAGcttgaaaagaaaaatcaaCCAACTACAGGGAGTAAATGTAGGAAGTACCAAGAATATCCCGTTACAGCAGTAGGCGGAACTTTTGATCATTTGCATGATGGTCATAAGATCTTATTATCGTTAGCTGTATTTTTAACCAGTAGGactgttattattggaataaCGGGCCCTAAATTATTGGTGAACAAGAAATACTCGGAAACTTTAGAAAGCTACGAAAGGAGACAATTACGAGTAATTGGGTATTTACAGAAGGTTTTGAATGACGGTATCaagtttgaaatttttcaaatcaatgACGTTTGTGGACCTACAGGTTATATTAAGGATATTAATTCATTGGCTGTAAGTGAAGAATCATCGAAAGGTGGCGGTTTCGTGAATAAAACTAGGAGGGAGAAGGGATACTCTGAGCTAGATgtaatagtaataaatgTGATAGGTGATCAGAACAGCAATGAACAGAACAATTGGCTGGGGAAACTCAGTTCAACAGATATTCGGAAGcaagaatatgaaaaacaTTACAAATAA
- a CDS encoding DEHA2C12892p (similar to CA0634|IPF16267 Candida albicans) gives MLRIRSAYRSKVINVSTLRYFSCTLINAKTTTNKELDPKVYKSHVKTKLNYFLETGQILKYSPDQYQKRISKIKEKSSYKVNSGSYSSQKALLVLRSKYDSILQTDSGDIISTEKLTPSDLNIDSQKSLEIFKALVNIKKINRKPIDEKLVLKLLGTNSVQLNDPFLVTRDVLKLLERDKEITRAVYLAKLAGSNSGVVGMNAVLQWLLERGDTRAAFKNFQDRKKWGIPITEHTYTIFFDGLAKAHEWGKVSDEMAEKCMQIFETFRESSSSKAIKSDENKIDKRDISKCTIAHFNACLNLLMKNFKNDQQYAWSFFDLLLPDNTGTSSTLIADSQTFTIFLNGIKKHSQYKSELVINNDNLTKQVKTLNLLQIQGKLIQIADLILEKITIAATPPVPPTKEEVEENPDCLIRYRQKMKRQLVDIDQTFVSVFISCFINNSAGTGLHSTSGSHYKYIQSGLRYLSIWCPEVQSLFHFVEKVSDDNKYVLLKPSDTLQIGTDSRLKNAIDSCERSDLKFIDEELAVKDILPQSVLSSEPLEPSKINPLVIFPPPLLSHNKTKAIFSGKQKRLVDFTRPTSADIRLILLDKQYKNSRGKFGKKLSGSSKVTLDKKNGINKFILMQTLDGLLQLGKLKEFYLAVWYCLTKWGGIYVSRTDILKVMNDTGVSKGVLSESYFPQFISPKQSNSADNITNIKTANDFIDITPEKKLELTPEHDPETIDIMLIENFIFKISKNLSRESPSSLATEIFASLVNPSTNVSKTLSPRPKTIDSIFSVFMKQLHHYNDSNYNREFIEKREKNIPNNTPKKSITESQLQIILPSLIRFMDSLMIHETRGQRKKSIVSNDYVESYNRIIERLYRSTWSNLETSDELNYHKLIIKSGILLYRPRHLIDKREKIVFTEPILKSMELVYEALKNSQSLDKNDVKLMLSLKSIFQLKSTDEAAVEKLNSYASKCYLSIR, from the coding sequence ATGTTAAGGATACGATCTGCTTATAGATCAAAGGTCATTAATGTGTCTACTTTAAGGTACTTCAGTTGTACTTTAATAAATGCAAAGACGACGactaataaagaattagatCCAAAAGTATATAAATCTCATGTTAAGACTAAgttgaattattttctaGAGACAGGccagatattgaaatattctccCGATCAGTACCAAAAACGAATCAGTAAGATAAAGGAAAAACTGTCATACAAGGTAAATCTGGGATCATATTCCCTGCAGAAAGCTCTATTGGTCTTAAGATCAAAGTACGATAGTATTCTACAAACGGACTCTGGAGATATAATATCGACCGAAAAGTTAACTCCATCCGATTTAAATATCGATTCTCAGAAATCACTTGAAATCTTCAAAGCATTAGTGaatatcaagaaaattaatagaaagcctatagatgaaaaattagttttaaaattattaggCACGAATAGCGTTCAACTCAATGATCCTTTTTTAGTGACAAGAGATGTCCTTAAATTGCTTGAACgtgataaagaaattacTAGAGCAGTTTATTTGGCAAAACTCGCGGGTTCGAATAGTGGTGTTGTTGGTATGAATGCAGTTCTTCAGTGGTTATTAGAGAGAGGTGATACAAGGGCTGCTTTTAAGAATTTCCAAGATCGTAAGAAATGGGGTATTCCAATAACCGAACATACCTACACTATATTTTTTGATGGGCTTGCAAAGGCTCATGAATGGGGAAAAGTTTCCGATGAGATGGCTGAGAAATGTatgcaaatatttgaaaccTTCAGAGAAAGCTCAAGTAGTAAGGCGATTAAATCcgatgaaaataaaatcgaTAAGAGAGATATATCGAAATGTACTATTGCACACTTTAATGCATgcttgaatttattaatgaagaattttaagAATGATCAACAGTATGCATGGTCCTTTTTTGATCTTTTACTTCCTGACAACACCGGTACGAGTTCAACATTGATTGCAGACAGTCAGACATTTACCATTTTTCTAAATGGTATCAAAAAACACTCTCAGTACAAGTCAGAATTAGTTATTAATAACGACAATTTAACAAAACAGGTCAAAACTTTAAATTTACTTCAGATACAGGGAAAGTTGATTCAAATAGCTGATTTGATCTTAGAAAAAATTACAATTGCAGCAACTCCGCCTGTACCTCCAACGAAGGAAGAAGTCGAAGAGAATCCTGATTGTCTTATTAGATATAGACAGAAGATGAAACGTCAGTTAGTTGATATTGACCAGACTTTCGTATCTGTCTTTATATCTTgttttataaataatagtGCAGGTACAGGTCTTCATAGTACTTCAGGTTCccattataaatatattcaaagtGGTTTGAGGTATTTGAGTATCTGGTGTCCTGAAGTTCAGTCTCTATTTCACTTTGTCGAAAAAGTAAGcgatgataataaatacgTATTATTAAAACCTAGTGATACACTTCAAATTGGTACAGATTCACGCTTGAAAAATGCTATTGATTCTTGCGAGAGATCAGACctcaaatttattgatgaagaacTTGCCGTCAAAGATATATTACCGCAGTCTGTATTGTCATCCGAACCATTGGAGccttcaaaaattaatcCGTTGGTTATTTTTCCACCTCCTTTACTTTCGcataataaaacaaaagCTATATTCAGTGGAAAACAGAAGAGATTGGTAGACTTTACTCGTCCTACTTCTGCAGATATTagattgattttgttggataaacaatataaaaattctAGGGGAAAATTTGGTAAAAAATTATCTGGGTCTTCTAAGGTTACTTTAGATAAAAAGAATGGAATCaacaaatttattttgatgCAAACATTGGATGGGTTATTACAATTAGGAAAGTTAAAAGAGTTTTATTTAGCTGTGTGGTACTGCTTAACTAAATGGGGAGGAATATATGTAAGCAGAactgatattttgaaagttATGAATGATACCGGGGTATCAAAAGGTGTTTTATCTGAAAGTTATTTCCCACAGTTTATTTCCCCAAAGCAATCAAATTCGGCTGATAACATAACCAATATAAAGACTGCTAACGATTTCATTGATATAACTCCTGAAAAGAAACTTGAACTAACTCCAGAACATGATCCAGAAACAATTGACATAATgttgattgaaaattttattttcaagatcagTAAGAATTTGAGTAGAGAGTCACCCAGTAGTTTGGCAACCGAGATATTTGCATCGTTAGTTAACCCGTCTACAAACGTTAGTAAAACATTGTCTCCAAGACCCAAGACAATAGACTCTATATTTTCAGTTTTTATGAAGCAATTACATCATTATAATGACTCCAATTATAATAgagaatttattgaaaaacgGGAAAAGAATATTCCCAATAACACGCCAAAAAAATCCATTACTGAATCCCAATTGCAGATAATTTTACCATCGCTAATAAGGTTTATGGATTCCTTGATGATTCATGAAACTCGTGgacaaagaaaaaagtCTATTGTATCGAATGATTATGTTGAAAGCTATAAtcgaattattgaaagactTTATAGAAGCACTTGGTCAAATCTTGAGACCTCAGACGAGCTTAATTACcataaattgataattaaaTCTGGTATATTACTTTACAGACCTAGACACTTGATTGATAAAAGAGAGAAGATTGTTTTCACTGAACCTATTTTGAAGTCGATGGAACTTGTCTATGAagcattgaagaattcGCAATCGTTAGATAAAAACGATGTTAAATTAATGCTATCATTGAAACTGATTTTTCAGTTAAAATCCACCGATGAAGCTGCCGTAGAGAAGCTCAATTCCTATGCGTCAAAATGTTACTTATCAATCCGTTGA
- a CDS encoding DEHA2C12936p (similar to uniprot|P50101 Saccharomyces cerevisiae YMR304W UBP15 Ubiquitin-specific protease that may play a role in ubiquitin precursor processing and CA1256|CaUBP15 Candida albicans): MLSESPSDKENMLKEIDPGKKQFAEDNEVIEIEDDPMEVDLDDGDDDDDEEDDDDDDEVVIVDSPTSSKQSATHLPAANQFKELADRLMKPLPDYPVKEQTYNVWEIKDWTALKDDKIRGPKFTCGGFEWNILLFPRGNNNNQLSLYIEPHPITLPGEEKKQWYVCAKFGLDLWNPNDPAAHYSSGSYHRFNENETDWGFSSLIDIRQLKSVLKDHKRPILENNQINITAYIKVIDDSSTGVLWNTFADYDSKKSTGYVGLNNQGATCYLNSLLQSYFTTKIFRKLVYQIPIDLNKNLNSVAFSLQKIFYLLSNSKEPVGTLELTKSFGWDSSDAFTQHDVQELNRILMDKLETAMKSTSKENYLNDIFVGKMKSYIKCCNVPYESSRVEDFWDIQLNVKGFKNLSEAFKNYIEIEMLEGENKYQAGDEHGYQDAKKGVVFESFPPVLHLQLKRFEYDFMVDDLVKIDDFYEFPDSIDLKPYLDEDLPTEVKNENWTYKLHGVLVHQGSISNGHYYAMIKPYAKKDTWLRFDDDKVWKVTPYQVFQENFGARELSPQEFAKLSRVDQNENLIRRATSAYMLVYYRESELDSILPDDEESINKVIPSTISNQIENELKEMESIEKAKQEALYYLNVKFVTSHNFNNFNGFDLYPDPTIQKLYDESLVDESTVPISLKVKKDDSFLTLYKLIGSQLGYINDDKDIQIEDVQDLPFRLILINHRNNHTNRTDTPVPDDLMDATINSIYLKCFNRKYDEMVFYVEELNKDLKNINKLTEVESNPPENFSFDKVFKNIDAVKGKSSDQFKFDDISDQSSYKTIFLKYFDPISNDIKGLTHITVVKDDTIDSLTKPVNKLLGFPETTALNFYEELSPLKIDSIDPAVTFEKQELSNGDIICIEVCDVENIPKGGKHANVKEYYKFLFTRLHIQVKPFKADEEEEDSDFVADENNDENDKSVIDPNNNELTKSDKQNTSFDLWISTQYSYSELAKELANKLGNHIDPEYLRIFIVNYQGVRYPLKTSNHLSQFFAKSVPVSQITTFEYEVLNITLKEYENKKSIKIYWLNNIIQSQLYDFLIPNDGTIFDLMNKLLNKVNVPENQLNNILVWAGNDHKYTELIKFERSIDSVNDSFELYAGIFPIEVEILVNYDMIKSFNDKPIDIADIEDEETKQELVMARNFSKNLNMIPVFHFYKNSNYHHGIPFVFPVYPNEKFGDTKKRLRKKLGLGLQAFEKVKFALADSNDKGCYIEQGNHDLVLYDEIGKYENSVSLAIDHPDRSPRRISQFDKGISIK, translated from the coding sequence ATGCTTAGCGAATCTCCTAGTGACAAGGAAAATATGTTAAAGGAAATCGATCCTGGTAAGAAACAGTTTGCAGAAGATAATGAGGTGATTGAGATTGAAGATGATCCGATGGAAGTGGATTTGGATGACGgcgatgacgatgacgatgaagaagacgatgacgatgacgacGAAGTTGTGATTGTTGATAGTCCGACGAGTCTGAAGCAACTGGCAACACACCTTCCTGCGGCAAATCAGTTCAAGGAGTTAGCCGACCGATTAATGAAACCATTGCCTGATTATCCAGTAAAGGAGCAGACATACAATGTTTGGGAAATCAAGGACTGGACTGCGTTAAAAGACGATAAAATCAGAGGCCCCAAGTTCACATGTGGAGGTTTTGAATGGAACATCTTGTTGTTCCCCAGAGGTAACAATAACAACCAATTGTCGCTCTACATAGAGCCACATCCAATAACCCTTCCGGGGGAAGAGAAAAAGCAATGGTATGTATGTGCCAAGTTCGGGTTGGACTTGTGGAACCCAAACGATCCAGCAGCACATTATTCTAGTGGTTCATACCATAGATTCAACGAAAACGAAACTGATTGGGGGTTCTCATCGTTGATTGATATAAGACAATTAAAGTCCGTGTTGAAGGATCACAAGCGCCCTATCTTGGAAAACAACCAGATCAATATTACTGCTTACATAAAGGTCATCGACGATTCATCAACTGGGGTGTTGTGGAATACGTTTGCTGATTATGATTCGAAGAAGAGCACCGGGTATGTGGGTTTGAATAATCAGGGAGCTACCTGctatttgaattctttattaCAATCTTATTTTACAACTAAAATTTTCCGGAAATTAGTGTACCAAATTCCGATCGACTTGAATAAGAACTTGAACTCTGTTGCATTCTCATTAcagaaaatattttatcttttaCTGAATTCCAAGGAGCCAGTTGGGACTTTGGAATTGACGAAATCGTTTGGTTGGGATTCTTCTGATGCATTTACTCAGCATGAtgttcaagaattgaatcGTATTTTGATGGATAAATTAGAAACAGCGATGAAATCAACCTCTAAGGAGAATTACctaaatgatatatttgtgGGTAAGATGAAATCCTATATCAAATGCTGTAATGTTCCTTACGAATCTTCTCGGGTTGAGGACTTCTGggatattcaattaaatgtTAAAGGTTTCAAGAACTTACTGGAGGCATTTaagaattatattgaaattgaaatgttAGAGggtgaaaataaataccaGGCGGGTGATGAACATGGTTATCAGGATGCTAAAAAAGGTGTAGTTTTCGAATCATTCCCACCAGTTCTTCATttacaattgaaaagattcGAATATGACTTTATGGTAGATGATCTAGTTAAAATTGATGACTTCTACGAGTTTCCCGACTCAATTGACTTGAAACCGTACcttgatgaagatttgcCTACTGAAGTCAAAAATGAAAACTGGACTTATAAACTACACGGAGTTTTAGTTCACCAGGGTAGCATTTCAAATGGTCATTATTATGCTATGATCAAGCCATACGCAAAGAAGGATACTTGGTTAAGgtttgatgatgataaggtTTGGAAAGTTACACCTTACCAAGTGTTTCAGGAAAATTTTGGCGCCAGGGAATTATCGCCTCAAGAATTTGCTAAGCTCTCAAGAGTCgatcaaaatgaaaatttaattagaAGAGCAACTTCTGCTTACATGTTGGTCTACTATCGTGAATCTGAATTGGATAGTATTTTGcctgatgatgaagaatcaaTTAACAAGGTTATACCCAGTACAATATCAAACcaaatagaaaatgaattaaaagaaatgGAAAGTATTGAAAAGGCTAAACAAGAAGCgttatattatttgaatgTTAAGTTTGTCACTCTGcataatttcaataacttcaatggttttgatttatatcCTGATCCGACTATTCAAAAGCTATATGATGAATCGTTGGTGGATGAAAGTACAGTACCAATCAGTTTAAAAGTTAAAAAGGATGATAGCTTTTTAACCTTATACAAATTGATCGGATCTCAATTGGGTTacattaatgatgataaagaTATTCAAATCGAAGACGTTCAAGATCTACCATTTagattgattttgatcAACCATCGTAATAATCACACTAATAGAACAGATACGCCTGTTCCTGATGATTTAATGGATGCCACGATTAATTcgatatatttaaaatgcTTTAATAGAAAGTACGATGAAATGGTATTTTACGTGGAGGAATTAAACaaggatttgaaaaatattaacaaattGACTGAAGTTGAATCAAACCCACCTGAAAACTTTTCGTTTGATAAAgtcttcaaaaatatcgATGCAGTTAAGGGAAAGAGTTCCGAtcaatttaaatttgatgacATTTCGGACCAATCATCGTATAAGAcgattttcttgaaatattttgaccCGATTTCAAATGATATCAAAGGCTTAACACATATTACCGTTGTCAAGGATGATACTATCGACTCATTGACTAAACCAGTCAATAAATTGTTAGGGTTCCCTGAAACAACAGCGTTGAATTTTTATGAAGAGTTATCGCCATTGAAGATTGACAGCATTGATCCAGCTGTTACTTTTGAAAAGCAAGAATTAAGCAATGGGGATATAATATGTATTGAAGTCTGTGACGTCGAAAATATCCCTAAAGGCGGTAAACATGCTAACgttaaagaatattataaatttctttttacTAGGCTACATATTCAAGTTAAACCTTTCAAagctgatgaagaagaagaagatagtGACTTTGTTGCAGATGAAAATAACGATGAAAACGATAAATCTGTGATTGATCCAAATAACAACGAATTAACGAAGTCAGATAAACAAAATACTTCCTTTGACCTTTGGATTTCAACTCAATACAGTTACAGTGAATTAGCCAAGGAATTAGCCAATAAGTTAGGCAACCATATTGATCCAGAGTACTTGAGAATTTTTATTGTGAATTATCAAGGTGTCAGATATCCTTTGAAGACTTCCAATCATTTATCGCAGTTCTTCGCAAAACTGGTACCAGTTTCACAAATAACTACATTCGAATATGAAGTTTTGAATATTACGTTAAAGGAATATGAGAATAAGAAGTCCATTAAGATATACTGgttaaataatattattcaaagtCAATTATACGATTTCTTAATTCCTAATGATGGTACTATATTcgatttaatgaataagTTATTAAATAAGGTCAATGTGCCAGAAAACCAGTTAAACAATATCTTGGTATGGGCTGGAAATGATCATAAATATActgaattgattaaatttgaaagatctATTGATTCGGTTAATGATAGCTTTGAATTATATGCTGGAATATTTCCAATTGAAGTCGAAATATTAGTTAACTATGATATGATTAAGAGTTTCAATGATAAGCCAATTGATATAgctgatattgaagatgaagaaaccaAGCAAGAGCTTGTAATGGCAAGAAATTTCtcgaaaaatttgaatatgattCCTGTGTTTCATTTTTATAAGAACAGTAATTATCATCATGGTATACCATTTGTTTTCCCGGTTTAtccaaatgaaaaattcggTGATACAAAGAAAAGACTTCGTAAGAAATTGGGCTTAGGGTTGCAGGCATTTGAAAAGGTTAAGTTCGCTCTAGCTGATTCCAATGACAAGGGTTGTTATATTGAACAAGGGAACCATGATTTAGTATTATACGACGAAATTGGTAAATACGAGAATTCTGTTTCCTTGGCTATAGACCACCCTGATAGATCTCCTCGTCGGATTTCTCAATTTGACAAAGGTATTTCAATTAAGTGA
- a CDS encoding DEHA2C12870p (similar to uniprot|P53333 Saccharomyces cerevisiae YGR278W CWC22 Essential protein component of a complex containing Cef1p and CA0633|IPF16269 Candida albicans), which produces MSNNSAEYKELLDLKSSGKYVPPAKLKALQTKINNSSESTTEEYQVLQWEQLKRAINRQVNKCNVSNIREIVVELFKLNLQRGKGLLIRSIMKAQLTDLIFTPIYASLIAVLNSKIPEVGELILNRLLLQFRKNYIKNKKNCISSAIFIVHLINQRVCSEILILQILQLLLENPTNDSIEICVEIMNQVGKYLQENSVAANNMIFNRLRSILHENEDINDRSQFLIENLFKTRKNGYSEYPIIRKELDLVDLDDQETHLLELDAKVKSNDQLNIFQFDEQYDENEKLYDNVRKDILGDSDEEDDESEAEESEEDNKEILEIKDMTESNLLNYQKTVYLTVMSSMSSDEAVHKLIKLNFKKSNEEKYKNNEILVDMIIKCCSQEKTYSKYYGVIGEKLCSMNKSWHTIFIDTFKKYYSTIHQFETNSLRNIGKFFGHLFASDKLAIERSWNVIRLTEEETNSASRIFIKFIFQEMIEEIGIKGLQERLDDDLIRQETNGLFPRQGVTYRNAEDIRFSINFFTAIGLGILTEEMRDVLKNLPPEERGRSRSVSGSSRSGSSSYSRSRSYSRSSGSYSRSRSRSRSRSRSRSRTGSRGRTMSRDRSKSFSRSRSTSRSRGESFSRSPSRLPTGSKRFKPN; this is translated from the coding sequence ATGTCAAATAATTCGGCTGAATATAAAGAACTACTTGACTTGAAATCAAGTGGCAAATATGTTCCTCCAGCGAAATTGAAAGCGCTACAAACAAAGATAAACAATTCATCAGAATCTACAACTGAAGAGTACCAAGTGTTACAATGGGAACAATTAAAGCGAGCAATTAACAGACAAGTGAATAAATGTAACGTATCAAATATACGTGAAATAGTGGTAGAGTTATTTAAGTTGAATTTACAAAGGGGAAAAGGTTTGTTGATACGATCAATAATGAAGGCACAATTAACTGACTTGATATTTACTCCAATATATGCATCCTTAATAGCAGTGTTAAATTCGAAAATCCCTGAAGTAGGTGAATTGATACTAAACCGTTTGTTACTACAATTtcgaaaaaattatatcaagaacaagaagaattgtaTTTCATCTGCAATTTTCATAGTTCATCTTATTAATCAGAGAGTTTGCAGcgaaatattaatattacaAATCCTTCAGCTATTGCTTGAAAATCCCACAAACGATTCTATAGAAATATGTGTCgagataatgaatcaaGTTGGTAAGTACTTACAAGAAAACTCGGTAGCTGCAAACAACATGATATTTAATAGGTTAAGAAGTATACTACACgagaatgaagatataAATGATAGAAGTCAATTCCTAATTGAAAACCTATTCAAGACGAGAAAGAATGGATATTCCGAGTATCCAATAATTAGGAAGGAATTAGATTTAGTGGATCTTGATGATCAAGAAACGCATTTACTCGAATTAGATGCAAAGGTGAAATCGAATGACCAACTAaacatatttcaatttgacGAACAATACGATGAGAATGAGAAGTTGTACGATAATGTGCGAAAAGACATTTTGGGTGACAGTGAtgaagaggatgatgaaAGTGAAGCCgaagaaagtgaagaagacaacaaagaaattcttgaaatcAAAGATATGACTGAATCAAATTTACTCAATTACCAAAAAACTGTGTATTTAACAGTCATGTCAAGTATGTCGTCTGATGAAGCTGTCCACAAGTTAATAAAACTAAACTTCAAAAaatctaatgaagaaaagtACAAGAATAACGAAATATTGGTGGACATGATTATAAAATGTTGCTCTCAAGAGAAAACATACTCGAAGTACTATGGTGTAattggtgaaaaattatgttCTATGAATAAACTGTGGCATACGATTTTTATTGATACATTTAAAAAGTATTACAGCACAATCCACCAGTTCGAAACGAACTCATTGCGGAATATAGGGAAATTTTTCGGCCATTTGTTTGCCCTGGACAAATTAGCTATAGAAAGAAGCTGGAATGTGATCAGGTtaacagaagaagagaCTAATTCTGCAAGCagaatcttcatcaaatttatatttcagGAAATGATAGAAGAGATCGGAATAAAGGGCTTACAGGAAAGGCTCGATGACGATTTAATCAGACAGGAAACCAACGGTTTGTTTCCGAGACAAGGCGTCACATACAGGAATGCTGAAGATATTAGGTTTTCTATCAACTTTTTTACGGCAATTGGCCTTGGGATATTGACCGAGGAGATGAGAGACGTTTTGAAGAACCTACCTCCAGAAGAAAGAGGACGAAGTCGCAGTGTTTCTGGAAGCTCCAGGAGTGGAAGTTCGAGTTACTCAAGAAGTCGAAGCTATTCTCGAAGTTCGGGCAGTTATAGTCGCTCCAGAAGTCGCTCTAGAAGTCGCTCTAGAAGTCGTTCGAGAACTGGCTCGAGAGGTCGTACAATGTCCCGCGACAGAAGTAAGAGTTTCTCCAGAAGTAGGAGCACCAGCAGAAGTAGAGGCGAGTCCTTTTCGCGATCACCTAGCCGTTTACCTACAGGTTCAAAGCGATTCAAaccaaattaa